The following are from one region of the Streptomyces decoyicus genome:
- a CDS encoding cupin domain-containing protein encodes MSESTDTPMGKTVVHVDDVAPQEVVPGIVRRRLPGTPYARGWLIDFAPGTEWPEVDVHAAEERYFVVSGEVIDGGERHGPGSYVVFAPGSRHRPRSETGARMLGITVLNERHR; translated from the coding sequence ATGAGTGAGAGCACCGACACCCCCATGGGGAAGACCGTCGTCCACGTCGATGACGTGGCACCGCAGGAAGTCGTCCCCGGGATCGTGCGCCGCAGGCTTCCGGGGACGCCGTACGCCCGGGGATGGCTCATCGACTTCGCCCCGGGGACGGAATGGCCCGAGGTCGATGTGCATGCGGCCGAGGAGCGGTACTTCGTGGTGAGCGGGGAGGTGATCGACGGTGGGGAGCGCCACGGCCCCGGCTCGTACGTGGTCTTCGCACCGGGCAGCCGGCACCGGCCGCGCAGCGAGACGGGTGCGCGGATGCTCGGCATCACGGTGCTGAACGAGCGTCACCGGTAG
- a CDS encoding helix-turn-helix domain-containing protein, with protein MTRHRVVALLNEPQSPFELACAAEVFGTVRPDLPVHYDFAVCARRPGPLRTTVGHSLLVEHSLEALREADTVIVPGWQPPGTAVEPDVLDALRAAHGRGARLAAICTGAFVLARAGLLDGRRATTHWRRTAQLAAAFPKVSVDADVLYVDHGDVATSAGSGAGIDLCLHLVRADHGAAYAAQVARSMVLPPHREGSQLQYAAHHADASTRADASLAPLLEWAVSRLDARLTVDQLAARAGVSERTLARRFADQLGTSPGRWLLGQRLDAARVLLERTDLSVDAIATRVGLSSAVNLRRRFRTAFGATPGTYRRTFGEPCVSP; from the coding sequence GTGACCCGCCACCGGGTGGTGGCTCTGCTCAACGAGCCGCAGTCGCCCTTCGAGCTCGCCTGCGCCGCCGAGGTGTTCGGCACCGTCCGTCCGGACCTGCCGGTCCACTACGACTTCGCGGTGTGCGCCCGTCGCCCCGGTCCGCTGCGCACCACGGTCGGGCACTCGCTCCTCGTCGAGCACAGCCTGGAGGCCCTCCGGGAGGCGGATACCGTCATCGTCCCCGGGTGGCAGCCGCCCGGAACGGCCGTCGAGCCGGACGTCCTTGACGCACTACGGGCCGCTCACGGGCGCGGCGCACGGCTCGCCGCCATCTGTACGGGCGCCTTCGTCCTGGCCCGCGCCGGGCTCCTCGACGGACGCCGCGCCACCACGCACTGGCGCCGCACCGCCCAACTCGCCGCTGCCTTCCCGAAGGTGAGCGTGGACGCCGATGTGCTGTACGTCGACCACGGCGACGTGGCCACCAGCGCCGGCTCGGGCGCCGGAATCGACCTCTGTCTGCACCTGGTGCGTGCCGACCACGGGGCGGCGTACGCCGCCCAGGTCGCCCGGAGCATGGTGCTGCCACCACACCGCGAGGGCAGCCAGCTCCAGTACGCCGCACACCACGCCGACGCGTCCACCCGGGCGGACGCCTCGCTGGCGCCCCTGCTGGAGTGGGCCGTGTCCCGGCTCGACGCCCGCCTGACGGTCGACCAGCTCGCCGCCCGGGCCGGCGTATCGGAGCGCACTCTCGCGCGCCGGTTCGCCGACCAGCTCGGGACCAGCCCCGGCCGGTGGCTGCTCGGACAGCGCCTCGACGCGGCCCGGGTTCTGTTGGAGCGGACGGATCTGTCGGTGGACGCCATTGCCACGCGGGTCGGACTCTCCTCGGCCGTCAACCTGCGGCGCCGGTTCCGCACCGCATTCGGTGCCACGCCCGGAACGTACCGGCGCACGTTCGGTGAACCCTGTGTGAGCCCCTGA
- a CDS encoding TetR/AcrR family transcriptional regulator produces MTTAHHAPGETRPGGRTARTRQAVLTAVFEELGEVGFAGLTMERVAQRSGIHVATLYRRWRCTEGLVCDLLTDLSSEVPLPDSGTLPGDLRALALSITAFYGEARMSRLIEAVVSAAARDSQAATVLRTFFGERLALAGRMVQRAVDRGELPADTDPEKVMAALGAPFYYRILIARRPVDQDLAESAATAVWAAVRAGAYVRTDGTPG; encoded by the coding sequence GTGACGACAGCGCACCATGCCCCGGGCGAGACCAGGCCCGGTGGGCGGACCGCCCGCACCCGGCAAGCCGTATTGACCGCCGTCTTCGAGGAGTTGGGCGAAGTCGGCTTCGCCGGGCTGACCATGGAGAGGGTCGCGCAGCGCTCGGGAATTCATGTGGCGACGCTCTACCGTCGCTGGCGCTGCACCGAGGGCCTGGTGTGCGATCTGCTGACCGACCTGAGCTCCGAGGTGCCGCTGCCGGACTCCGGCACCCTGCCCGGGGACCTGCGGGCGCTGGCCCTCTCGATAACCGCCTTCTACGGGGAGGCGCGGATGAGCCGCCTGATCGAGGCGGTGGTCTCCGCCGCGGCCCGGGACTCCCAGGCGGCGACGGTGCTGCGGACCTTCTTCGGCGAACGGCTGGCGCTGGCCGGCCGGATGGTGCAGCGGGCCGTCGACCGCGGTGAGCTGCCCGCGGACACGGACCCGGAGAAGGTGATGGCGGCGCTCGGCGCGCCCTTCTACTACCGGATCCTGATCGCCCGCCGTCCCGTCGACCAGGACCTCGCCGAGTCCGCCGCCACCGCCGTCTGGGCGGCGGTCCGGGCCGGCGCGTACGTGCGGACGGACGGCACGCCGGGGTGA
- a CDS encoding aminopeptidase P family protein, whose protein sequence is MTDELTPETPDEDEQPIKQRKNGLYPGVSDELAENMKGGWADTELRDLRPIEQAPNAARRRAALSARFPGERLVIPAGNLKTRSNDTEYDFRASTEYVYLTGDQTDDSVLVLEPTKDGHEATVHRLPRSNRENGEFWLDGMGELWVGRRHSLSEAEALLGVPCKDVRELAEALKEATGPVRVVRGHDAGIETALTDKVTAERDEELRVYLSEARAVKDAFEIGELQKAVDSTVRGFEDVVKVLDKAEATSERYIEGTFFLRARVEGNDVGYGSICAAGPHATTLHWVRNNGAVRSGDLLLLDAGVETTTLYTADVTRTLPINGRYTDLQRKIYDAVYEAQEAGIAAVKPGAAYRDFHDAAQRVLTEKLVEWGLVEGPVERVLELGLQRRWTLHGTGHMLGLDVHDCAAARTENYVNGTLEPGMVLTVEPGLYFQADDLTVPEEYRGIGVRIEDDIVVTDDGNRNLSAGLPRRSDEVEAWMAGLLGK, encoded by the coding sequence GTGACCGACGAGCTCACGCCGGAGACCCCGGACGAGGACGAGCAGCCGATCAAGCAGCGCAAGAACGGCCTTTACCCGGGCGTCTCGGATGAGCTCGCGGAGAACATGAAGGGCGGCTGGGCCGACACCGAGCTGCGCGACCTGCGGCCGATCGAGCAGGCCCCGAACGCCGCCCGCCGCCGCGCCGCACTGTCCGCGCGCTTCCCCGGCGAGCGGCTGGTGATCCCGGCGGGCAATCTGAAGACCCGCTCCAACGACACCGAGTACGACTTCCGCGCCTCGACGGAGTACGTCTACCTCACCGGCGACCAGACCGACGACAGCGTCCTGGTCCTGGAGCCCACGAAGGACGGCCACGAGGCGACGGTCCACCGGCTGCCCCGCTCCAACCGCGAGAACGGCGAGTTCTGGCTCGACGGCATGGGTGAGCTGTGGGTCGGCCGGCGCCACAGCCTGAGCGAGGCCGAGGCGCTGCTCGGCGTCCCCTGCAAGGACGTACGCGAGCTGGCCGAGGCGCTCAAGGAGGCCACCGGCCCGGTGCGCGTCGTGCGCGGCCATGACGCCGGCATCGAGACCGCGCTGACCGACAAGGTCACGGCCGAGCGCGATGAGGAGCTGCGGGTCTACCTCTCCGAAGCGCGCGCAGTGAAGGACGCGTTCGAGATCGGCGAGCTGCAGAAGGCCGTCGACTCGACGGTGCGCGGCTTCGAGGACGTCGTGAAGGTCCTGGACAAGGCCGAGGCCACCAGCGAGCGCTACATCGAGGGCACGTTCTTCCTGCGCGCCCGCGTCGAGGGCAACGACGTCGGCTACGGCTCGATCTGCGCCGCGGGGCCGCACGCCACCACCCTGCACTGGGTCCGCAACAACGGCGCGGTGCGCTCCGGCGATCTGCTCCTCCTGGACGCCGGCGTGGAGACCACCACCCTCTACACCGCCGACGTCACCCGCACCCTGCCCATCAACGGCCGCTACACCGACCTCCAGCGCAAGATCTACGACGCGGTGTACGAGGCGCAGGAGGCGGGCATCGCGGCGGTCAAGCCGGGGGCGGCCTACCGCGACTTCCACGACGCGGCGCAGCGGGTGCTCACCGAGAAGCTGGTCGAGTGGGGTCTGGTCGAGGGCCCGGTGGAGCGGGTGCTGGAGCTGGGGCTCCAGCGCCGCTGGACCCTGCACGGCACCGGCCACATGCTCGGTCTCGACGTGCACGACTGCGCCGCGGCCCGCACCGAGAACTATGTCAACGGCACGCTGGAGCCCGGCATGGTGCTGACCGTCGAGCCCGGTCTGTACTTCCAGGCGGACGATCTGACGGTGCCGGAGGAGTACCGCGGCATCGGCGTCCGGATCGAGGACGACATCGTCGTCACGGACGACGGCAACCGGAACCTGTCGGCCGGGCTGCCGCGGCGGTCGGACGAGGTCGAGGCGTGGATGGCGGGGCTGCTCGGCAAGTAG
- a CDS encoding PP2C family protein-serine/threonine phosphatase encodes MTAPHVPKVAGIEPALPAPAHTVDPRVAKTAADPAADTPSDGLPGTPADAPRGTAPDSVSGAAPDVSAVDQLAAVQDRLAGWISDLSTLHDLTEQLARTRTLGDALHELLRAGASLVGARRGLVVLAPSDGLGPETTVGLGLGHAEIGHIETIPRRALSYARILDGLPERDPGDDARTDPLDDTRHETRGEGRTAGPRDDAQAGPCTEIAEPDIPGEKDLDPRLREVAARLGYAASYAVPLSAEPLGRTGAAVWLYDEPAEPTERQRHLVGLYRAHAAEHLARLLELHRSHQAMRTLHAELLPQRLPRIPGVRLAVRHSTGPRGGGDWYDALPLPDGALGLAVGSVTGSGPSAVAAMGRLRASLRAYAVMEGEDPVAVLSDLELLLRLTEPARSATALFAFTEPPPGTVMPGGIADPFPRKLVLAGAGHCPPLILGALRTEFVETSLSAPLGMLACWEAPSVEIEPAGGETLLLYSDGLLHRTGEPMDRAFTRLHAAAAGVPAGSRHDPEAVVDHIVRTMLPQGLDDPSSEEDVVLLAAYFEG; translated from the coding sequence ATGACCGCCCCGCACGTACCGAAAGTGGCTGGAATCGAACCAGCTCTGCCCGCTCCCGCGCACACTGTCGACCCGCGCGTGGCAAAAACCGCCGCGGACCCTGCCGCCGACACCCCGTCAGACGGCTTGCCCGGCACCCCTGCGGACGCTCCCCGGGGCACCGCACCCGACTCCGTATCCGGCGCCGCCCCCGACGTCTCCGCCGTCGACCAACTCGCCGCCGTGCAGGACCGGCTGGCCGGCTGGATCTCCGACCTCAGCACCCTGCACGACCTGACCGAACAGCTCGCGCGCACCCGTACGCTGGGCGACGCCCTCCACGAGCTGCTGCGCGCCGGCGCCTCCCTGGTCGGGGCGCGCCGCGGTCTGGTCGTCCTCGCACCGTCCGACGGCCTCGGCCCGGAGACCACCGTCGGCCTCGGCCTCGGCCACGCCGAGATCGGTCATATCGAGACCATCCCGCGCCGCGCCCTGTCGTACGCGCGGATACTGGACGGCCTCCCGGAGCGGGACCCCGGCGACGACGCCCGGACCGACCCGCTCGACGACACCCGTCACGAGACGCGCGGCGAGGGCCGTACCGCCGGCCCCCGCGACGACGCCCAGGCCGGACCCTGCACCGAGATCGCCGAACCGGACATCCCCGGTGAGAAGGACCTCGACCCCCGCCTGCGCGAGGTCGCCGCCCGGCTCGGGTACGCCGCCAGTTACGCGGTCCCGCTCTCCGCCGAACCCCTCGGCAGGACCGGTGCCGCGGTCTGGCTCTACGACGAACCGGCCGAGCCCACCGAACGCCAGCGCCACCTCGTCGGCCTCTACCGCGCGCACGCCGCCGAGCACCTCGCCCGGCTCCTCGAACTCCACCGCAGCCACCAGGCCATGCGGACCCTCCATGCGGAGCTGCTGCCGCAGCGGCTGCCGCGGATCCCCGGCGTACGCCTCGCGGTGCGGCACAGCACCGGGCCCCGCGGCGGCGGCGACTGGTACGACGCGCTGCCGCTGCCCGACGGCGCACTGGGCCTGGCCGTCGGTTCGGTGACCGGCTCCGGGCCGAGCGCGGTGGCGGCCATGGGGCGGCTGCGGGCGTCCCTGCGCGCCTACGCCGTCATGGAGGGCGAGGATCCGGTCGCGGTCCTCTCCGACCTCGAACTGCTGCTCCGGCTGACCGAGCCGGCCCGCAGCGCCACCGCGCTCTTCGCCTTCACCGAGCCGCCGCCCGGCACGGTGATGCCCGGCGGCATCGCCGACCCCTTCCCCCGCAAGCTCGTACTGGCCGGAGCCGGCCACTGCCCGCCGCTGATCCTCGGCGCGCTGCGGACCGAGTTCGTGGAGACCTCGCTGTCCGCGCCGCTGGGCATGCTGGCCTGCTGGGAAGCGCCGAGCGTGGAGATCGAGCCGGCCGGCGGCGAGACCCTGCTGCTCTACAGCGACGGGCTGTTGCACCGCACCGGCGAGCCCATGGACCGTGCCTTCACCCGGCTGCACGCGGCCGCCGCTGGCGTCCCGGCGGGGAGCCGCCATGATCCGGAGGCGGTCGTCGACCACATCGTGCGCACGATGCTGCCGCAGGGCCTGGACGATCCGTCGTCGGAGGAGGACGTGGTGCTGCTCGCGGCGTACTTCGAGGGGTAG
- a CDS encoding bifunctional DNA primase/polymerase: MREILGRRRKLLFRRGGRSAQLGAALHYATEWQWPVLPGVGLRSAGRQPAGARLGLGERVARRCSCPDPDCVVPGAHPFDPGLLAATTDARMVRWWWTNRPDAPVVLATGDRAPCAVSLPAVAGARALAALDHFGVRLGPVVATPTRWSLLVSPYGLPELGELLHSQDWVPSSLRFHGEGGYVVLPPSQIGSGRVRWERPPAVTPAAPWLPKVATIVDALVTASTSTPDGGSRLAY; this comes from the coding sequence ATGCGCGAGATCCTCGGAAGGCGACGCAAGCTCCTGTTCCGGCGCGGCGGAAGGTCGGCGCAGCTCGGTGCGGCGCTCCATTACGCCACCGAGTGGCAGTGGCCGGTTCTTCCCGGTGTGGGACTCAGGTCCGCCGGCCGGCAGCCGGCCGGCGCCCGGCTCGGCCTCGGCGAGCGGGTCGCCCGTCGGTGCAGCTGTCCCGACCCCGACTGTGTGGTGCCCGGCGCGCACCCCTTCGACCCCGGTCTGCTGGCGGCCACCACCGATGCCCGGATGGTGCGCTGGTGGTGGACGAACCGCCCCGATGCCCCGGTCGTGCTGGCCACCGGCGACCGCGCGCCCTGCGCGGTGAGCCTGCCCGCCGTCGCCGGTGCCCGCGCCCTGGCGGCCCTGGACCACTTCGGTGTGCGGCTCGGCCCCGTGGTGGCCACGCCCACCCGCTGGTCGCTGCTCGTATCGCCGTACGGCCTACCGGAGTTGGGTGAGCTGCTGCACTCCCAGGACTGGGTGCCCAGCTCGCTGCGGTTCCACGGCGAGGGTGGCTATGTGGTGCTCCCGCCCTCCCAGATCGGCTCCGGCCGGGTCCGCTGGGAGCGGCCGCCGGCCGTCACTCCTGCCGCGCCCTGGCTGCCGAAGGTGGCCACGATCGTGGACGCACTGGTCACGGCGAGCACCAGCACCCCCGACGGCGGCAGCCGCCTCGCGTACTGA
- a CDS encoding DUF5926 family protein → MAKKRRPQPQAAAPQIRDGEVPVVGAREPCPCGSGRRYKACHGRQAAHAATELVQRPFEGLPGECDWVAMRELVPAATAELTLKGGLPEGVPSVTLATVLPMAWPALRRDNGAVLLGLQNDTASGDLSRDLADTLQRALATEPGNPVAAERHTADGPRLQDLLDPDAAFEPTVHTGFEFWVENAENATGEVAASLERANAAAIPTARIPGLEGAYWCEAPEKNHLRWVTAHPEEQLLDALARLHAADATSLGEGTRLVGSFRAHGLVVPVWDLPSSMSADDVAKPAEAFAERLAQALATDAPLTPEERRARGGLTNRQVTLS, encoded by the coding sequence ATGGCCAAGAAGCGCCGTCCCCAGCCCCAGGCCGCAGCACCGCAGATCAGGGACGGCGAGGTGCCGGTCGTCGGCGCCCGTGAGCCCTGTCCGTGCGGCTCCGGCCGCCGGTACAAGGCCTGTCACGGGCGACAGGCGGCGCACGCCGCCACCGAGCTCGTGCAGCGCCCCTTCGAGGGCCTGCCCGGTGAGTGCGACTGGGTGGCGATGCGCGAGCTGGTGCCCGCCGCCACCGCCGAGTTGACGCTGAAGGGCGGGCTGCCCGAGGGCGTCCCGTCCGTGACGCTGGCGACCGTGCTGCCGATGGCCTGGCCCGCGCTGCGCCGCGACAACGGAGCGGTGCTGCTCGGCCTCCAGAACGACACCGCCTCCGGCGACCTCAGCCGCGACCTCGCGGACACGCTTCAGCGCGCGCTGGCCACGGAGCCCGGCAACCCGGTAGCGGCCGAGCGGCACACCGCCGACGGTCCGCGGCTCCAGGATCTGCTCGACCCCGACGCGGCTTTCGAGCCGACCGTCCACACCGGCTTCGAGTTCTGGGTGGAGAACGCCGAGAACGCCACCGGCGAGGTCGCCGCCTCCCTGGAGCGGGCCAACGCCGCGGCCATCCCGACCGCCCGGATCCCCGGGCTGGAGGGCGCGTACTGGTGCGAGGCCCCGGAGAAGAACCATCTGCGCTGGGTCACCGCGCACCCCGAGGAGCAGCTGCTGGACGCCCTCGCCCGGCTGCACGCCGCGGACGCCACCTCGCTCGGTGAGGGCACCCGTCTGGTGGGCTCGTTCCGTGCCCACGGCCTGGTCGTTCCGGTCTGGGACCTGCCCTCGTCGATGAGCGCCGACGACGTCGCCAAGCCGGCCGAGGCCTTCGCCGAGCGGCTGGCCCAGGCACTGGCGACGGACGCCCCGCTGACCCCGGAGGAGCGGCGGGCACGCGGCGGCCTCACCAACCGTCAGGTCACCCTGAGCTGA
- a CDS encoding ATP-binding protein, whose protein sequence is MALVVAQEVPTSSIMAVPHGPVGVGMARRRMREELLASGVQDTVVDDAVLVLSELLSNSCRHARPIYENGSPGSVTPGTKDAPPASVRASWRIDAQGRLTVAVTDGGGPTRPLPATPSVTARGGRGLAIIRSLAKDWGVRDTVAGEVTVWAVLSLQGAFATRVDLMPDLPASLPTGAGLSTGRPLTAGFPDFDDLT, encoded by the coding sequence GTGGCGTTGGTGGTGGCACAAGAGGTGCCGACGTCGTCGATCATGGCCGTACCTCATGGTCCAGTGGGTGTGGGCATGGCCAGACGACGCATGCGAGAAGAGCTGTTGGCAAGTGGAGTTCAGGACACCGTCGTCGATGACGCGGTGCTCGTTCTTTCCGAGCTGTTGAGTAATTCGTGTCGCCATGCGCGTCCGATATACGAAAACGGATCACCGGGTTCCGTAACGCCCGGCACAAAGGACGCCCCCCCGGCATCCGTCCGGGCTTCCTGGCGAATTGATGCGCAGGGCAGACTGACCGTCGCGGTCACGGACGGCGGCGGCCCGACCCGACCACTTCCGGCCACTCCGTCGGTCACGGCGCGCGGCGGCCGCGGGCTGGCGATCATCCGCTCGCTCGCCAAGGACTGGGGCGTACGGGACACCGTCGCCGGCGAGGTCACGGTCTGGGCGGTGCTCTCGCTTCAAGGCGCGTTCGCTACGCGCGTGGACCTGATGCCGGATCTGCCGGCCTCGCTCCCCACGGGCGCGGGCCTGAGCACCGGGCGGCCGCTGACCGCGGGCTTCCCGGACTTCGACGATCTGACGTAG
- a CDS encoding glycerophosphodiester phosphodiesterase, whose amino-acid sequence MTYARPAQDAGPGRPAISVVAHRGASEDAPEHTLAAYRRAIEDGADALECDVRLTADGHLVCVHDRRVNRTSNGRGPVSALELADLATLDFGSWKGDGAANEAPDRQHEDPERTSVLTLERLLELVADADRRVELAIETKHPTRWAGQVEERLVELLARFGHTKPATRADRTSQVRVMSFSARSLHRVRTAAPGIPGVYLMQFLTPRHRDGRLPPGVGIAGPGIRILRAHPEYVARAHQAGHRVHVWTVNDTADVELCQELGVDAVITNRPKQVRMQLGLG is encoded by the coding sequence GTGACCTATGCACGCCCCGCCCAGGACGCCGGTCCCGGCCGTCCCGCCATCTCCGTCGTCGCCCACCGCGGTGCCTCGGAGGACGCTCCGGAACACACGCTCGCCGCCTACCGCAGAGCGATCGAGGACGGCGCCGACGCCCTGGAGTGCGATGTCCGGCTGACCGCGGACGGCCATCTCGTCTGCGTCCACGACCGGCGGGTGAACCGCACCTCGAACGGGCGCGGACCGGTCTCCGCCCTCGAACTCGCCGACCTGGCCACGCTCGACTTCGGCTCCTGGAAGGGCGACGGGGCCGCGAACGAGGCCCCGGACCGGCAGCACGAGGATCCCGAGCGGACCTCCGTACTGACGCTGGAGCGGCTGCTGGAGTTGGTCGCCGACGCCGACCGCCGGGTCGAGCTGGCCATCGAGACCAAACACCCCACCCGCTGGGCCGGACAGGTGGAGGAACGGCTGGTCGAGCTGCTCGCCCGGTTCGGACACACCAAACCGGCCACGCGGGCCGACCGGACCTCCCAGGTCCGGGTCATGAGCTTCTCGGCGCGCTCACTGCACCGCGTACGGACCGCGGCGCCCGGCATCCCCGGCGTCTACCTGATGCAATTCCTCACGCCGCGGCACCGCGACGGCCGGCTCCCGCCCGGCGTCGGCATCGCGGGACCCGGAATACGGATCCTGCGCGCGCACCCCGAGTACGTCGCCAGGGCGCACCAGGCCGGCCACCGGGTCCACGTCTGGACCGTCAATGACACCGCCGATGTCGAGCTGTGCCAGGAATTGGGCGTGGACGCGGTCATTACAAATCGCCCCAAGCAGGTACGAATGCAACTCGGCCTTGGCTAA
- a CDS encoding S1C family serine protease yields MSTENEGAAVPSEAKPPTGPQPDSASASGARTPGAPPAPGARPAAPPPPDFAPTVVPTSGDFEEPGPMPPAYGAGHPRHPGYGHPGDDPAAEQTSQFPTYSAAGPGAGAGGWGQQPPYGGGGDPWGTAAIPAPKRRNGGLIAAVLVAALVAGGVGGGIGFWAAGQNDGASTTVSASGDPGALNRKPTSVSGIAQKALPSVVTIEAQGATGDGGTGTGFIYDKQGHILTNNHVVASAANGGKLTATFSNGKKYDAEVVGNAQGYDVAVIKLKNASGAPLNPLPLGKSSHVQVGDATIAIGAPFGLSGTVTTGIISAKDRPVASSDGGGTSASYMSALQTDASINPGNSGGPLMDAGGNVIGINSAIQSAGNGGGMGGESQQSGSIGLGFAIPIDQARRVAQDLIKTGKPVYPQIGVQVGMRDTGNGATIAKTGNNGSEAVTPNGPADKAGLKPGDTITKLDDTVVDSGPTLISEIWQHKPGDEVTLTYKRAGKEHTTQVTLGQRTGDK; encoded by the coding sequence GTGAGCACCGAGAACGAGGGAGCCGCCGTCCCGTCGGAGGCCAAGCCGCCGACCGGGCCGCAGCCGGACAGCGCGTCCGCCTCCGGCGCCCGGACTCCCGGCGCCCCGCCCGCGCCGGGCGCTCGGCCCGCGGCGCCCCCGCCGCCGGACTTCGCACCGACCGTCGTCCCGACCTCCGGCGACTTCGAGGAGCCGGGCCCCATGCCGCCCGCCTACGGCGCCGGACACCCCCGGCACCCCGGCTACGGCCACCCCGGCGACGACCCCGCGGCCGAGCAGACCAGCCAGTTCCCCACCTACTCGGCAGCCGGCCCCGGAGCGGGCGCCGGCGGCTGGGGCCAGCAGCCTCCCTACGGTGGCGGCGGCGACCCCTGGGGCACGGCAGCCATCCCTGCCCCCAAGCGGCGCAACGGCGGCCTCATCGCCGCCGTCCTGGTGGCCGCGCTGGTCGCCGGCGGTGTCGGCGGCGGTATCGGCTTCTGGGCCGCGGGCCAGAACGACGGCGCGTCCACGACGGTCTCCGCGTCCGGCGACCCCGGGGCACTGAACCGCAAGCCCACGTCCGTCTCCGGGATAGCGCAGAAGGCGCTGCCGAGCGTCGTGACGATCGAGGCACAGGGTGCCACCGGCGACGGGGGCACGGGCACCGGCTTCATCTACGACAAGCAGGGCCACATCCTCACCAACAACCACGTCGTCGCCAGCGCGGCCAATGGCGGCAAGCTCACCGCGACGTTCTCCAACGGTAAGAAGTACGACGCCGAGGTCGTCGGCAACGCCCAGGGCTACGACGTCGCCGTGATCAAGCTGAAGAACGCCTCCGGCGCCCCGCTCAACCCGCTCCCGCTGGGCAAGTCCTCCCATGTGCAGGTCGGCGACGCCACGATCGCCATCGGCGCACCCTTCGGCCTGTCCGGCACGGTCACCACCGGCATCATCAGCGCCAAGGACCGCCCGGTGGCCTCCAGCGACGGCGGCGGCACCAGCGCCTCCTACATGAGCGCCCTCCAGACGGACGCCTCGATAAACCCCGGCAACTCCGGCGGCCCGCTGATGGACGCCGGCGGCAATGTCATCGGCATCAACTCCGCCATCCAGTCGGCCGGCAACGGCGGCGGAATGGGCGGCGAGTCCCAGCAGTCCGGCAGCATCGGCCTGGGCTTCGCGATCCCCATCGACCAGGCGCGGCGGGTGGCACAGGACCTGATCAAGACCGGTAAGCCGGTCTACCCCCAGATCGGCGTCCAGGTCGGCATGCGGGACACCGGCAACGGCGCGACCATCGCCAAGACCGGCAACAACGGTTCCGAAGCGGTCACCCCGAACGGCCCGGCCGACAAGGCGGGCCTCAAGCCCGGCGACACCATCACCAAGCTCGACGACACGGTGGTCGACAGCGGCCCCACCCTCATCAGCGAGATCTGGCAGCACAAGCCCGGCGACGAGGTCACCCTGACCTACAAGCGCGCCGGCAAGGAGCACACCACCCAGGTCACCCTGGGCCAGCGCACAGGCGACAAGTGA